A DNA window from Vibrio sp. CDRSL-10 TSBA contains the following coding sequences:
- a CDS encoding transporter substrate-binding domain-containing protein, producing the protein MKLFGLMASVLASASLLVGATAAQADQLDSVHQKGVLKVAVPQDFPPFGSIGIDLKPQGYDIDMAGYLADKLDVKLELIPVTSANRIPYLQTGKVDLVISSMGKNPERAKVIDFSEAYAPFYLGVFGSEGEAVSDAKDLSGKTIGVTRGSVEDLELSKIAPADTVIKRFEDNNATLSSFLSGQVSLIATGNLVVTEIATRYPAKAPQTKFLLKNSPCFVGVMKGEDALLKEVNRLISKAKEEGVLEGFSQKWLKAPFPADLGA; encoded by the coding sequence ATGAAATTATTTGGCCTTATGGCGAGTGTACTCGCATCTGCCAGCTTATTGGTTGGCGCAACGGCAGCTCAGGCTGACCAGCTGGATTCGGTTCACCAGAAAGGTGTGCTTAAAGTGGCGGTTCCTCAGGACTTTCCGCCATTCGGTTCAATTGGCATCGATCTGAAACCGCAAGGTTACGACATTGATATGGCGGGTTATCTGGCTGACAAACTGGACGTTAAACTGGAGTTGATTCCGGTAACCAGTGCTAACCGCATTCCTTACCTGCAAACTGGTAAGGTGGATCTGGTGATTTCCAGCATGGGTAAAAACCCGGAACGTGCCAAAGTGATCGATTTCAGTGAAGCGTATGCACCTTTCTATCTGGGTGTGTTCGGCTCTGAAGGTGAAGCGGTCAGTGATGCGAAGGATCTGAGCGGCAAAACGATTGGTGTGACGCGCGGCTCGGTTGAGGATCTTGAGCTGAGCAAGATTGCGCCGGCTGATACCGTGATTAAACGTTTTGAAGACAACAACGCAACGCTGTCTTCGTTTTTGTCAGGTCAGGTTAGCCTGATTGCGACCGGCAACCTGGTGGTGACTGAAATTGCAACCCGTTATCCGGCCAAAGCACCGCAGACCAAGTTCCTGCTGAAAAACTCGCCATGTTTTGTCGGCGTGATGAAAGGTGAAGACGCTCTGCTGAAAGAAGTAAACCGTTTGATTTCAAAAGCGAAAGAAGAGGGTGTACTGGAAGGTTTCTCGCAAAAATGGCTCAAGGCACCATTCCCTGCGGACCTGGGTGCATAA
- a CDS encoding aspartate/glutamate racemase family protein, protein MKIQLINPNTCQGMTDKIAVSAQTICLPGTEIIARSPAHGPESIECAVDETIAAAAMLDVIAQGEAEGVDAHIVACFGDPAIDAARETGQSACDWYCGCSISAGQPGFT, encoded by the coding sequence ATGAAAATTCAGTTAATAAACCCAAATACCTGCCAGGGTATGACCGACAAAATTGCCGTGTCAGCCCAAACTATCTGCTTACCTGGTACCGAGATAATTGCCCGCTCTCCGGCTCATGGCCCGGAAAGTATTGAATGTGCAGTGGATGAAACCATCGCAGCAGCAGCCATGCTGGATGTGATTGCCCAAGGTGAAGCGGAAGGCGTTGATGCGCATATCGTGGCGTGTTTTGGTGATCCGGCAATTGATGCGGCGCGCGAAACTGGCCAAAGCGCCTGTGATTGGTATTGCGGGTGCAGCATTTCAGCTGGCCAGCCTGGTTTCACATAA
- a CDS encoding bile acid:sodium symporter family protein, whose amino-acid sequence MNVLAKIKKEWFLVGMVVAIVLASMTSEIGRSGGVIHLDQITGIGVAIVFFLHGLGLSPKAIKAGVTNWRLHIYIQMATFVIYPLLWVIFGEAFLAYMPSALAFGFCYLLVLPSTISSSVAMTSVGKGNVPGAIFNASLSSVLGVFITPLLIQLFMGFEGVQLDLMDSVTSIAKLLLVPMIVGQLLRPYLVSFVDRHKSVVNKVDKYVILLIVYNAFCDSVVNGVWSEFSVGLLATSIAICVVTLVIMVHLIQWGARRVKFALPDEVAAVFCGTKKTLAAGIPMAKVIFGADPTLGMILLPIMLYHPIQIFYCAVLANRYARQSETLKAATN is encoded by the coding sequence ATGAATGTATTAGCAAAAATTAAAAAAGAGTGGTTTTTGGTCGGCATGGTCGTCGCCATTGTGCTGGCTTCCATGACGTCTGAAATCGGTCGTTCCGGTGGTGTGATTCATCTGGATCAAATTACGGGTATTGGTGTCGCCATTGTCTTCTTTCTGCACGGTCTGGGCCTGTCACCAAAAGCGATTAAAGCGGGCGTGACTAACTGGCGTCTGCATATTTATATCCAGATGGCGACCTTTGTGATTTACCCGCTGCTGTGGGTTATTTTTGGCGAAGCCTTCCTGGCTTACATGCCATCGGCTCTGGCGTTTGGTTTCTGTTACCTGCTGGTGCTGCCAAGTACGATTTCTTCTTCAGTTGCAATGACCAGTGTGGGTAAAGGTAACGTTCCGGGCGCAATCTTTAACGCCTCGTTGTCGAGTGTACTGGGTGTCTTCATTACACCACTGCTGATCCAACTGTTTATGGGCTTTGAAGGTGTACAACTGGACCTGATGGATTCAGTGACGTCGATTGCTAAGTTGCTGCTGGTTCCTATGATTGTCGGTCAGCTGCTGCGCCCTTATCTGGTTTCTTTCGTGGACCGTCATAAGTCAGTGGTTAACAAGGTAGACAAATACGTCATCCTGCTGATCGTTTACAACGCGTTTTGTGATTCAGTGGTTAACGGTGTGTGGAGCGAATTCTCAGTCGGTCTGCTGGCAACGTCTATTGCTATTTGTGTGGTTACTCTGGTCATCATGGTGCACCTGATTCAGTGGGGCGCACGCCGGGTCAAATTTGCACTGCCGGATGAAGTGGCGGCGGTATTCTGTGGCACCAAGAAAACGCTGGCGGCAGGTATCCCGATGGCCAAAGTTATTTTCGGTGCCGATCCGACCCTGGGTATGATTCTGTTGCCAATCATGCTGTATCACCCAATTCAGATTTTCTACTGTGCAGTGCTGGCTAACCGTTATGCGCGTCAGAGTGAAACTTTAAAAGCGGCAACCAACTGA
- a CDS encoding cupin domain-containing protein, whose translation MKKQTSLLLLTAFVSGGVMMSTASAADKTAEQVYYTKQDLKSFEGPENLFTGKVKVDMLFPENDVANYSSAYVNFAAGAHTAWHEHPAGQHMIVTKGTALTGTRDGKVVAFHEGESVWCPPGIDHWHGATPDAEMTHLVVTASKDGKKRYLERKTDCRRVRSGGGFSKIISDNQSDLLRQNEKDGRCHPFLSVKPMSMQLH comes from the coding sequence ATGAAAAAACAAACGTCTTTATTACTACTTACAGCATTCGTGTCGGGTGGCGTGATGATGTCTACGGCGTCTGCCGCGGATAAAACGGCTGAACAGGTGTATTACACTAAGCAAGATCTGAAATCATTTGAAGGCCCGGAAAACTTATTCACCGGTAAAGTAAAAGTGGACATGCTGTTCCCTGAAAACGATGTAGCAAACTATAGCTCGGCCTACGTTAACTTTGCAGCTGGCGCACATACTGCGTGGCATGAACATCCTGCTGGCCAGCACATGATTGTTACTAAAGGTACAGCTTTGACCGGTACCCGCGACGGTAAAGTCGTTGCTTTCCATGAAGGTGAAAGCGTGTGGTGTCCGCCAGGTATCGATCACTGGCACGGCGCTACACCAGATGCAGAGATGACTCACCTGGTTGTAACTGCATCAAAAGATGGCAAGAAACGTTATCTGGAAAGAAAAACTGACTGCAGAAGAGTACGCAGCGGCGGCGGCTTCAGTAAAATAATCTCAGATAATCAGTCGGATTTATTGAGACAGAATGAAAAGGATGGCAGATGCCATCCTTTTTTATCGGTCAAGCCGATGAGTATGCAGTTGCACTGA
- a CDS encoding aspartate/glutamate racemase family protein — protein MRRAKLAKAPVIGIAGAAFQLASLVSHKFGVVTTMSRTLPAAHHLLHRYGYHHLCSGVRATDIAVLYLEHIQADVYKQLVDECRAAIEQDGAEAIVLGCAGMSDLANEISSELQVPVIDGVVAAVKLAESLHALNLTTSKSGQYAAPFGKAFHGRYQHWSR, from the coding sequence ATGCGGCGCGCGAAACTGGCCAAAGCGCCTGTGATTGGTATTGCGGGTGCAGCATTTCAGCTGGCCAGCCTGGTTTCACATAAATTTGGCGTGGTGACTACCATGTCCCGCACCCTGCCTGCTGCTCATCACCTGTTGCACCGTTACGGCTACCACCATCTGTGTTCAGGCGTACGTGCAACCGATATTGCAGTACTGTATCTGGAACACATTCAAGCCGACGTATACAAACAACTGGTTGATGAATGCCGTGCAGCGATTGAACAAGATGGCGCTGAAGCGATTGTGCTTGGTTGCGCCGGAATGTCAGACCTGGCCAATGAAATTTCTTCCGAGCTGCAGGTGCCGGTTATCGATGGCGTTGTCGCTGCGGTGAAACTGGCTGAATCTCTGCACGCCCTGAACCTGACTACATCCAAAAGCGGCCAGTACGCGGCCCCGTTTGGTAAAGCTTTCCACGGCCGTTATCAACACTGGAGCCGTTAA
- a CDS encoding cytosine permease: MKKELPVSDRLANADLLPEKEQTWGWYSIFAFWMSDVHSVGGYVFAASLFALGLNGIQVFISLLVGISIVLVFANLMGKPGQQAGAPFPVIARMSFGVFGANIPAVIRGLIAVVWYGIQTYLASSSFIILLLYFFPGMESLADSSFLGLSYLGWVGFVSMWILQGIVFMFGMDMIRKVIDWSGPAIYVAMFALCIYMVDLAGWDNISFNLSSQNLQGWEVVTQMVIAIALVAGYFAGPTLNFSDFSRYCGSYKKLKLGNLLGLPLNFLLFLCVQRGDCISVDSCIW; this comes from the coding sequence ATGAAAAAGGAATTACCAGTTAGCGACAGATTAGCTAATGCTGATTTGCTCCCTGAGAAAGAACAAACGTGGGGTTGGTACAGTATTTTTGCGTTCTGGATGTCAGACGTGCACAGCGTCGGTGGTTATGTCTTTGCTGCTAGTCTGTTTGCGTTGGGTCTGAACGGCATTCAGGTCTTCATCAGTCTGTTAGTGGGTATTTCAATCGTGCTGGTGTTTGCCAACCTGATGGGTAAACCAGGTCAGCAGGCGGGTGCACCGTTCCCTGTTATTGCGCGTATGTCATTTGGTGTGTTTGGTGCCAACATTCCGGCTGTGATTCGTGGTTTGATTGCTGTGGTTTGGTACGGTATCCAGACTTACCTGGCTTCCAGCTCGTTTATTATTTTGCTGCTGTACTTTTTCCCGGGTATGGAAAGCCTGGCTGACTCAAGCTTCCTCGGTCTATCTTACCTGGGTTGGGTTGGTTTTGTTTCGATGTGGATCCTGCAGGGTATCGTGTTCATGTTCGGCATGGATATGATTCGTAAAGTGATCGACTGGTCTGGTCCTGCCATTTATGTGGCTATGTTTGCGCTGTGTATCTACATGGTTGATCTGGCTGGCTGGGACAACATCAGCTTTAACCTGAGCTCACAAAACCTGCAAGGCTGGGAAGTCGTGACGCAAATGGTGATCGCGATTGCTCTGGTAGCGGGTTACTTTGCTGGTCCGACACTGAACTTCAGTGACTTCTCACGTTACTGTGGCAGTTACAAAAAGCTAAAACTGGGTAACCTGCTGGGCTTGCCGCTGAACTTCCTGCTGTTTCTCTGTGTTCAGCGTGGTGATTGTATCAGCGTCGATTCCTGTATTTGGTGA
- a CDS encoding cytosine permease → MVIVSASIPVFGEMITDPVETVKRLDSGMITVLGALTFIFATVGINIVANFVAPAFDFSNVSPQKISFKMGGFIAAFGSVLLTPWNLFNNPEVIHYTVDVLAAMIGPLYGIIIVDYYIIKKGHIDVPSLYTESKEGLYWYRNGVNMNSVYALVFASLIAIVATFVVAELANYALFIGGLVSAFTYRYIMENSSSVAALRLSDEKA, encoded by the coding sequence GTGGTGATTGTATCAGCGTCGATTCCTGTATTTGGTGAGATGATTACTGACCCGGTTGAAACGGTAAAACGTCTTGATTCAGGCATGATTACCGTTCTTGGTGCGCTGACGTTCATCTTCGCGACCGTGGGTATCAACATTGTGGCGAACTTTGTGGCGCCTGCGTTTGACTTCTCTAACGTATCACCACAAAAAATCAGCTTTAAAATGGGTGGTTTTATTGCGGCGTTCGGTTCAGTGCTGCTGACACCATGGAACTTGTTCAACAACCCGGAAGTGATTCACTACACGGTTGATGTACTGGCTGCGATGATTGGTCCGCTGTACGGCATTATCATTGTCGATTACTACATCATTAAGAAAGGTCATATCGACGTACCATCACTGTACACCGAGTCAAAAGAAGGGCTGTACTGGTACCGTAACGGTGTGAACATGAACAGTGTTTATGCACTAGTGTTTGCCAGCTTGATCGCTATCGTGGCGACGTTTGTGGTCGCAGAACTCGCCAACTATGCACTCTTCATTGGTGGTCTGGTATCGGCGTTTACTTACCGTTACATCATGGAAAATTCATCATCGGTTGCCGCGCTGCGCCTGAGCGATGAAAAAGCATAA
- a CDS encoding amidase family protein, with amino-acid sequence MNWLIASTARNVHYGTPVNPVAPDCIPGGSSSGSAVAVANGDCEFSIGTDTGGSVRVPASYCGLYGLRPTLGGLDLSHAFELAKSFDTAGIFTRDLGLMRQVWSVLSGRDQSGVECKTLYLDGQCKAIMSEQRLERLQQWCEQNGFTLLEGDFLADLGWNLTELSLLFRTIQGFDIIREHDEWLSEHVDSMDPAIGERVAWARTITREQYHHAREEQTELTQKLVSHLQQNQCLWAIPTTPSGPPSLTMPADELAVYRSQLMGLTSIAGLSGLPQLHLPMNELLEGPCGVSLMGQPDQEEDLLATGEKLSQGERE; translated from the coding sequence ATGAACTGGCTTATAGCCTCAACGGCCAGAAACGTCCATTACGGTACACCGGTTAACCCGGTGGCACCGGACTGTATTCCGGGTGGATCTTCAAGTGGCAGCGCCGTGGCGGTTGCCAACGGTGACTGTGAGTTTTCTATCGGCACGGATACTGGTGGTTCGGTTCGCGTACCGGCCAGTTACTGTGGTCTGTATGGTCTGCGTCCGACTCTGGGCGGTCTGGATTTGTCGCACGCGTTTGAACTGGCAAAAAGCTTTGATACAGCGGGCATTTTTACCCGCGATCTCGGACTGATGCGCCAGGTGTGGTCGGTACTTTCCGGCCGCGACCAGTCGGGCGTTGAGTGCAAAACCCTTTATCTGGATGGTCAGTGTAAGGCGATTATGTCTGAGCAGCGTCTGGAGCGTTTGCAGCAGTGGTGTGAGCAAAATGGTTTTACGCTGTTGGAAGGAGATTTTCTTGCCGATCTGGGCTGGAATCTGACCGAACTGAGCCTTTTGTTCCGCACCATTCAGGGCTTCGACATTATCCGCGAACACGATGAATGGCTGAGTGAACACGTTGACAGTATGGATCCTGCGATTGGCGAGCGCGTGGCGTGGGCCCGCACCATTACTCGTGAGCAATACCATCACGCCAGAGAAGAACAAACCGAACTGACGCAGAAATTAGTCAGCCATCTGCAGCAAAATCAGTGTCTGTGGGCGATTCCGACCACGCCATCCGGTCCGCCGTCTCTGACCATGCCGGCCGATGAACTGGCGGTATACCGCAGTCAGTTAATGGGGCTGACCAGTATTGCCGGTTTATCCGGCCTGCCTCAGCTTCATCTGCCGATGAACGAATTATTAGAAGGCCCGTGCGGCGTTTCCCTGATGGGACAGCCTGATCAGGAAGAAGATCTGCTGGCAACGGGTGAAAAACTGAGCCAAGGAGAACGTGAATGA
- a CDS encoding nucleobase:cation symporter-2 family protein, whose translation MSQQQSHDLVYGLEDKPAPGAALYAGLQHVLASFVGIITPTLIIGGVLGLGEHVPYLISMALIVSGIGTFIQARRIGPIGAGMVCVQGTSFAFLSSVLAAGFIAKSNGGGPEDILAMIFGVCFVGAFIEIILSQFIGKLGKIITPIVTGIVVTTIGISLIKVGMTDLAGGVKAPDFGQWHNLALGAIVLVTIIALNRSRNLMVRLSSILIGMVIGYIVAASMGMVQLQNAFNQPLVSIPVPFKYGFDFDWYAFLPIAVIYAITAIESTGDITANCIITKLPLSGPQYLNRIKSGILGDGVNSMIAAVFNTFPNTTFSQNNSVIHLTGIASRYVGYFVALILCVLGLFPIIGGILTTIPKPVIGGATLVMFGTVAAAGIKIIANEHLDRRNLMILAVSFGIGLGVMLVPEVMQEMPKLLQSVFGSPVTTSGIAAVVMTLVLPESKEAETKQAQQTAARVSATQLKNESA comes from the coding sequence ATGTCTCAACAACAAAGCCACGACCTGGTTTACGGCTTGGAAGACAAGCCAGCACCGGGCGCTGCACTCTACGCAGGACTGCAACACGTGCTCGCCAGTTTCGTTGGTATCATCACGCCAACGCTGATCATTGGCGGTGTGCTCGGATTAGGAGAGCATGTGCCCTATCTGATCAGCATGGCATTAATTGTATCCGGTATCGGTACCTTTATTCAGGCACGTCGTATCGGGCCGATCGGCGCCGGTATGGTATGTGTGCAGGGCACCAGTTTTGCGTTTCTCAGCTCAGTATTGGCGGCCGGATTCATCGCCAAGTCGAATGGCGGCGGTCCTGAAGACATTCTTGCCATGATTTTCGGGGTCTGTTTTGTCGGCGCCTTTATCGAAATTATTCTCTCGCAGTTTATTGGCAAACTGGGCAAAATCATCACCCCAATCGTGACCGGTATTGTCGTCACCACGATTGGTATTTCATTGATCAAAGTTGGTATGACTGACTTAGCCGGCGGCGTCAAAGCACCCGATTTTGGTCAGTGGCACAACCTGGCGCTGGGTGCGATTGTCCTGGTGACCATTATTGCCCTTAACCGCTCCCGCAACCTGATGGTACGCCTGTCATCGATTCTGATCGGTATGGTGATCGGTTACATCGTCGCAGCCAGTATGGGCATGGTGCAGTTGCAAAACGCATTCAACCAACCTTTGGTCAGCATTCCGGTTCCGTTCAAATACGGTTTTGACTTTGACTGGTACGCATTTTTGCCAATCGCGGTCATTTACGCGATTACCGCGATTGAATCGACCGGCGACATCACCGCAAACTGCATCATTACCAAGCTGCCTCTTTCCGGCCCTCAGTATCTGAACCGGATTAAATCAGGGATCCTTGGTGATGGCGTGAACTCTATGATTGCCGCCGTGTTCAACACTTTTCCTAATACCACTTTCAGCCAGAACAACAGCGTAATTCACCTGACGGGCATTGCCAGCCGTTATGTAGGCTATTTTGTGGCGCTGATTCTGTGTGTGCTGGGGTTATTTCCTATAATCGGCGGGATCCTGACAACCATTCCTAAACCTGTAATTGGCGGTGCAACTCTGGTGATGTTCGGCACTGTGGCCGCAGCCGGAATCAAAATCATCGCCAACGAGCATCTGGATCGTCGTAACCTGATGATTCTGGCCGTCTCTTTTGGTATTGGCCTCGGTGTTATGCTGGTTCCGGAAGTGATGCAAGAGATGCCGAAACTACTGCAAAGCGTGTTTGGTTCACCCGTCACGACCAGTGGCATTGCAGCCGTTGTTATGACGCTGGTGCTACCGGAAAGTAAAGAGGCCGAGACAAAACAAGCACAGCAAACTGCAGCCCGGGTATCAGCGACACAGTTAAAAAACGAGAGCGCATAA
- a CDS encoding amino acid ABC transporter permease, which produces MMQFTDWDIFRSLLMAARWTVALSLIAFVGGGLLGLIITLLRSTRSPVMTAVVKLYVELFQGTPLLMQLFLAFFGLSLVGIEVSPWTAAILSLTLFSSAFFHDIWRGCIESLPKGQWEACRTLGMTYLQTMRHVIAPQAARMAIAPTVGFSVQIVKGTALASIIGFVELTKAGTMLNNATFQPFKVFALVAVLYFAICFPLSVLARYLETRNHVTR; this is translated from the coding sequence ATGATGCAATTTACCGATTGGGATATCTTTCGCAGCCTGCTGATGGCCGCGCGCTGGACGGTGGCTCTATCCCTGATTGCTTTTGTCGGTGGTGGACTACTGGGTCTTATCATCACTTTATTACGCAGTACCCGCAGCCCGGTGATGACGGCGGTGGTGAAACTGTATGTGGAACTGTTTCAGGGCACACCACTGCTGATGCAGTTGTTCCTGGCCTTCTTTGGTTTGTCGCTGGTCGGCATCGAAGTCAGCCCGTGGACGGCAGCAATTTTGTCTCTGACACTATTTAGTAGTGCATTTTTCCATGATATCTGGCGCGGTTGTATTGAGTCGTTGCCAAAAGGGCAGTGGGAAGCGTGTCGCACACTGGGGATGACCTATCTTCAGACCATGCGTCATGTTATCGCACCGCAAGCGGCCCGTATGGCCATTGCACCAACGGTAGGCTTTTCCGTGCAGATCGTTAAAGGCACGGCACTGGCGTCCATCATTGGCTTTGTCGAGCTGACTAAAGCCGGCACCATGTTAAACAACGCGACCTTCCAGCCGTTCAAGGTGTTTGCTTTGGTTGCTGTACTTTACTTTGCTATTTGCTTTCCGCTTTCTGTGTTAGCCCGATACCTGGAGACTCGCAATCATGTCACTCGTTAG
- a CDS encoding MurR/RpiR family transcriptional regulator: MTNHNSLSERITQQYSRLTESSRRVADYLQLNPEKILMLSTAEIAESCSVSKTSVSRFIRQLGYDDHLALRQELMQERDKGIPVLTSNIDDPGIQNDMRALEQLWTQLAAIDVTGLVDAIARAKRVKIIGYRNSYPLAMHFRQQLMQCRSDVELLPLPGQTLGEDLVSIGEDDFVIVIGIRRRIGQFEKIIQHLNGKPCLLITDQSGQKYASEVTHFLLCHMNNQAPLDSYAVPMSLISYLVNKVYRHLGQNAAQLSRNISHSYSLLSEVE, encoded by the coding sequence ATGACTAATCACAACTCACTGAGCGAACGTATTACGCAGCAGTATTCGCGTTTAACGGAAAGCAGCCGCCGGGTGGCAGACTACCTGCAGCTCAACCCGGAAAAGATCCTCATGCTGTCGACCGCTGAAATTGCTGAGTCCTGTTCGGTGTCCAAAACCAGCGTGAGTCGTTTCATCAGACAGTTAGGTTATGACGATCATCTCGCGCTCCGTCAGGAGCTGATGCAGGAACGCGATAAAGGTATTCCGGTCCTGACTTCCAACATCGATGATCCGGGCATTCAGAATGATATGCGTGCCCTGGAGCAGCTCTGGACCCAGTTGGCCGCGATTGATGTGACCGGTTTGGTTGATGCGATAGCACGAGCAAAACGGGTTAAGATCATCGGTTATCGCAACAGTTATCCGTTAGCGATGCATTTTCGCCAGCAACTGATGCAGTGCCGTAGTGACGTTGAACTGCTGCCGCTGCCGGGACAAACTCTGGGCGAAGATTTGGTTTCTATAGGTGAAGACGATTTTGTTATTGTGATTGGTATTCGCCGCCGCATCGGCCAGTTTGAAAAGATCATTCAGCATTTGAATGGCAAACCCTGTTTATTGATCACCGATCAATCGGGTCAGAAATACGCATCAGAAGTCACGCATTTTCTGCTGTGTCATATGAATAATCAGGCACCTTTAGATAGCTATGCGGTGCCTATGAGCTTAATATCATACCTGGTCAATAAGGTGTACCGACACCTTGGTCAGAATGCGGCTCAGCTGAGCCGGAATATTTCTCACAGCTATTCGCTGCTTAGCGAAGTGGAATAG
- a CDS encoding GntR family transcriptional regulator, which produces MSNDEKIYQKMLKAIVEHQLPPGERLPEDKLSEAFGVSRTGIRKVLQRLALERFVVIQPNKGAQVNRPSRQEAEEVLDSRILLEPLLMQEVSENWNLKVSQHFRDIVDQEKQAERNNNLTRSIQLTAQFHYELARIGNNRVLAEFIEQLCYRSSLVIAAYGTRESVSCDCGDHIELIDLLDQRKVAQAQQWMRHHLQHIKQSISLTGKQEAQVDFNSLFAQMD; this is translated from the coding sequence ATGTCTAACGACGAAAAAATTTATCAAAAGATGCTTAAAGCCATCGTTGAACATCAACTTCCGCCTGGTGAACGGTTACCTGAAGATAAACTTTCAGAAGCGTTTGGCGTCAGTCGCACCGGCATTCGGAAAGTACTTCAGCGCCTCGCCCTGGAACGTTTCGTGGTGATTCAGCCTAATAAAGGGGCGCAAGTGAATCGTCCCAGCCGCCAGGAAGCCGAAGAAGTACTCGATAGCCGTATTCTCCTTGAACCATTATTAATGCAGGAAGTCAGCGAAAACTGGAACCTTAAAGTGTCTCAGCATTTTCGTGACATCGTTGATCAGGAAAAGCAGGCTGAACGCAACAACAACCTGACCCGTTCAATTCAGTTGACTGCCCAATTCCACTATGAACTGGCCCGAATCGGTAACAATCGGGTGCTGGCAGAATTTATCGAACAACTCTGCTACCGCTCTTCTCTAGTTATCGCTGCCTACGGTACCCGAGAAAGTGTGAGCTGTGACTGTGGCGATCACATCGAACTGATTGATCTGCTCGATCAACGCAAAGTCGCGCAAGCCCAGCAATGGATGCGCCATCACCTGCAACATATTAAGCAGTCGATTTCACTGACTGGAAAACAAGAAGCGCAAGTCGATTTCAATTCACTTTTTGCCCAAATGGATTAA